One window of Candidatus Limnocylindrales bacterium genomic DNA carries:
- the fsa gene encoding fructose-6-phosphate aldolase — MEIYLDTANLKEIQEVAALGIISGITTNPTLVAKEGKGVNFETRIKEIAEIIPGPISAEVVSTEATGMLREAYAMAKWSSQVVIKIPMIPEGLKAVKILSQDGIKTNMTLIFSTNQALLAARAGATYVSSFIGRMDDISHDGMRVIREIREVWNRHSIQARIIAASIRHPIHLVEAARAGAHIATVPYKILMQALKHPLTDIGLERFLADWKSLTS; from the coding sequence ATGGAAATTTATCTGGACACCGCAAACTTAAAAGAAATCCAGGAAGTTGCTGCCCTGGGAATTATCTCGGGAATTACTACCAATCCCACCCTGGTAGCCAAAGAAGGCAAAGGAGTGAATTTTGAGACCCGCATTAAAGAGATTGCCGAGATCATCCCGGGACCTATCAGTGCTGAGGTAGTGTCCACCGAAGCAACCGGGATGCTTCGGGAAGCTTATGCCATGGCCAAATGGTCTTCCCAGGTAGTTATTAAGATCCCCATGATTCCCGAGGGCCTTAAAGCAGTTAAAATTCTCTCCCAGGATGGGATTAAAACCAATATGACGTTGATTTTTTCCACCAATCAGGCGCTACTTGCTGCCCGAGCCGGTGCAACCTATGTCAGCTCTTTCATTGGTCGGATGGATGATATCTCCCATGATGGGATGAGGGTGATTCGAGAAATCCGGGAAGTCTGGAATCGTCACTCTATCCAGGCCCGGATTATTGCTGCCAGCATCCGCCATCCCATCCACCTGGTGGAAGCTGCCAGGGCCGGAGCCCATATTGCTACGGTACCTTATAAAATCCTTATGCAGGCCCTGAAACATCCTCTAACAGACATAGGGTTAGAGCGGTTTCTGGCCGACTGGAAATCGTTAACTTCCTAG
- a CDS encoding phosphoribulokinase — protein MEGRRIIMVGIAGDSASGKATFGDGIQQILGSENVTTISLDNYHSMDRLERRKKGVTPLDPRCNHMRLIAEHAKKLKQGESIQRPTYNHRNGTFGPPKEVIPKCVVVMTGLLPFMEEEMRSLFDFKVFLDPHEELKLKWKMDRDTAKRGYTAHQLNAEVQARKRDFERFVKPQKSYADLVIRFYPAMSLLEQRPVTNAMVIQKRTVQGGSAQNLAWLCNEIKGIEVHNDVDPLVLEVSEQVEGRGVQMIQEQIINGTVLLDHPHESDWWTQGEEKTGLQMCQLLVSWLILSQIPDFDEVALDRSKKWIPKELVEVNS, from the coding sequence ATGGAAGGCAGGCGTATTATCATGGTGGGAATTGCTGGGGACAGTGCCTCTGGCAAGGCCACTTTCGGAGATGGAATTCAACAAATTCTGGGAAGTGAAAATGTCACCACCATTAGTTTAGATAATTACCATTCTATGGATCGGCTGGAGCGAAGGAAAAAGGGAGTGACCCCTTTAGATCCCCGTTGTAATCACATGCGCCTTATTGCAGAACATGCCAAGAAACTCAAACAAGGTGAATCCATTCAGCGGCCTACCTATAATCATCGTAATGGAACTTTTGGTCCACCTAAGGAGGTGATACCTAAATGTGTAGTTGTGATGACGGGGTTGCTTCCTTTCATGGAGGAAGAGATGCGATCCTTATTCGATTTCAAGGTCTTTTTGGACCCCCATGAAGAACTGAAGTTGAAATGGAAAATGGACCGGGATACGGCGAAACGAGGATACACAGCCCATCAACTTAATGCAGAAGTTCAGGCTCGAAAACGGGATTTTGAACGGTTTGTGAAGCCTCAAAAAAGCTATGCCGATTTAGTTATTCGATTTTATCCGGCCATGTCCCTTCTGGAACAGAGACCGGTCACCAATGCCATGGTGATTCAAAAACGAACCGTGCAGGGAGGTTCTGCTCAGAACCTGGCCTGGCTTTGTAATGAGATAAAAGGAATCGAGGTACATAACGATGTGGATCCCCTGGTTCTGGAAGTCTCTGAACAGGTAGAGGGGAGAGGAGTCCAGATGATCCAGGAACAGATCATCAACGGAACCGTCCTTCTGGATCATCCCCATGAATCAGACTGGTGGACTCAGGGAGAGGAGAAGACAGGGTTGCAAATGTGTCAGTTACTGGTTAGCTGGTTGATTCTGTCCCAGATTCCCGATTTTGATGAAGTAGCTTTGGACAGGTCCAAAAAATGGATTCCCAAAGAGCTGGTAGAAGTCAATTCTTAA